From the Montipora capricornis isolate CH-2021 chromosome 2, ASM3666992v2, whole genome shotgun sequence genome, one window contains:
- the LOC138036968 gene encoding putative nuclease HARBI1: MREAIGAAERLTFTLRYLASGDNQQSLGSSYRIGKTTVSHIIQETSYAIWLALKVKYVSPPNSASDWKNISKDFESIWHLAHCIGAIDGKHIAIRCPGNGGSLYYNYKGWLSIVLLAVCDASYNFTLVDIGQYGSTNDSSVLTNSEMGKAFENGYMSFPKREHLLGCRQTLLVTAQLALWTAFMVQEIFYQESGRESLQLMKVLGLFTAYMLQEAQDIAICYGIERGLESIC; encoded by the exons ATGAGAGAAGCTATTGGTGCGGCTGAAAGACTAACATTTACGCTTAGGTATTTGGCTAGTGGTGATAACCAGCAAAGCCTCGGCTCCTCGTACAGAATTGGAAAGACAACCGTGAGTCACATTATCCAAGAGACATCATACGCCATTTGGCTGGCGTTGAAGGTTAAATATGTGAGCCCACCTAATTCTGCCAGCGACTGGAAGAACATTTCAAAGGACTTTGAATCCATTTGGCATCTGGCGCACTGTATTGGGGCAATTGACGGAAAACATATAGCAATTCGATGTCCTGGAAATGGTGGCTCTTTGTATTACAATTATAAGGGATGGCTTAGTATAGTACTACTGGCCGTGTGTGATGCAAGTTACAACTTCACTTTAGTTGATATTGGCCAATACGGTAGTACAAATGACAGCAGTGTGCTTACCAActctgaaatgggaaaagccTTTGAGAATGGATACATGTCATTTCCCAAGCGAGAACATCTTCTTGGAT GCAGACAGACACTGCTTGTTACTGCCCAGCTGGCTTTGTGGACAGCTTTTATGGTTCAGGAAATATTCTACCAGGAGAGTGGCAGAGAGTCACTTCAACTGATGAAGGTTCTGGGGCTTTTTACAGCTTACATGCTTCAAGAGGCACAAGATATAGCAATATGCTATGGAATTGAGAGAGGCCTTGAAAGCATTTGTTAA